Proteins encoded together in one Chitinophaga sp. LS1 window:
- a CDS encoding thioesterase II family protein — translation MDVNGVQLFIFPHAGGSDLSYRSLERKLQITGTTFTICYPGRAKRFNEPFAKDVPSLAKDCMDIITLNRQHDLPMVFLGHSLGALVAYETIKCLRTSGSGLPELVFLTGRSGPCEAPVNMERHELADGELITHLSAMGGIDLSLLTNPDFISFFLPVIRNDLRLNDTYKYCESNRFDIPFVLLNGSNDRIAETQALLSWQKETLGICIHEFLDGGHFFLLESPDFSKKISQFIHRYVICTQLPYV, via the coding sequence ATGGATGTTAATGGCGTACAGCTTTTTATTTTTCCGCATGCCGGTGGAAGCGATTTGTCTTATCGCTCACTAGAACGAAAATTGCAGATAACAGGTACCACATTTACAATTTGTTATCCGGGAAGAGCAAAACGTTTTAATGAGCCATTCGCAAAGGATGTCCCGTCTTTGGCAAAGGATTGCATGGATATTATTACGCTTAACAGACAACATGATCTGCCGATGGTTTTCCTGGGTCATAGCCTGGGAGCACTGGTGGCTTATGAAACAATAAAGTGTTTACGTACATCCGGCTCAGGACTGCCTGAGCTGGTTTTCCTCACCGGCAGAAGCGGCCCTTGTGAAGCTCCCGTGAACATGGAAAGACACGAATTAGCAGACGGCGAACTAATTACACACCTGTCGGCGATGGGAGGGATTGACCTTAGCCTTCTCACAAATCCTGATTTTATTTCTTTTTTTCTGCCCGTAATCAGAAATGATCTGCGTTTGAATGATACCTATAAGTATTGTGAAAGCAACAGATTCGATATTCCATTTGTATTGCTGAACGGCAGCAATGATAGAATTGCTGAAACGCAGGCACTGCTTTCATGGCAGAAAGAAACCCTCGGAATATGTATTCATGAATTCCTCGACGGAGGACACTTTTTTTTGCTTGAATCTCCCGATTTCAGTAAAAAGATAAGTCAGTTTATCCATCGTTATGTTATATGTACTCAATTACCCTACGTCTAA
- a CDS encoding T9SS type A sorting domain-containing protein, which translates to MRYYFFILVFCIASLTVNANDTTLHAGVYRNSDNTFTLRWNTNDKTLTNSPLVVGLGSSTLAGYLLSYPDRLGDKISAWLTSNTSSPTWINLAVAGYASANLMPASKGGTTGTNIDSALNSNPDFMFISLPTNDVANGLTNAEIMANLRYLDALALNNGVPIFWETTQPRTTFNATLQTQLKVLADSIRAAWPTRYIEGFNNVVNTAASTDAEINPVYGAGDGVHLNSAGNQFIADSLFARWLQYFQAVTGVYIIETSSDGSTWSTFDTVTDTVKKTYSNSYTTTQYFRVRTKYTNGTYSAYSNIVTLAAASSSASVRVRNTNRILVDLGGDGVNTVLPSGTAMGQPTASPDAYGNYWNNWYGSGGSAGFRDGATISQLLTTGDSTTTISMKIIGTPDGTYNSTATTRGINNNGFSVGVDDYPATALSDNMFLYNSINPDGVILRIKGLSQNRIYNFKLWGARVDASSTPRILETRLAAEDWSAAKSIETRYSTSASPEYDRAINYTGVSGVDSLDIYLRVGTGSTFASLSLVDITFGKIDTVAVCEGGSVTLTTSNTASAYQWQQNTGSGYVNISGATSATYTLNNALLTWSGYRYRCVANNDSSEVHYLLVNSTVTPTITISGTTAMVQNTATTLSATITNGGTSPTYQWMDSTSTHTWAGISNAVNNTLTYTPAKTGDEIRCILTSNLTGCLSTSQVTSNQLTFKVDVITTDTVTVCEGTTLTLSYSNTASSFQWQQNTGSGYVNISGANTSTLSLNNSLLSWSGYRYRCMADDDSTAVHYLKVNAAATPVITITGTTSVRQYVSTILTSTISNGGTYPFYQWMDSTNTHTWANISEATADTISYTPKKTGDKILCLLTSSLTDCLTASQVSSNQLTFNVDVITAVDPDPTVTTGPRLYPNPAYTSLTIDQLSNWKLLEIYGMDGKTYLRREDMLTKTSLALSVSDLPNGMYIVVLTKANGITNVMKFIKSD; encoded by the coding sequence ATGCGGTATTATTTTTTTATACTGGTATTTTGTATAGCCAGTTTGACAGTGAATGCCAACGATACCACTTTACATGCAGGAGTATATAGGAACAGTGACAACACCTTTACCTTACGTTGGAATACAAATGACAAAACCCTTACCAACAGCCCGCTTGTAGTCGGGTTGGGATCTTCTACCCTTGCAGGATATTTACTATCTTATCCCGATCGTCTCGGTGATAAGATCAGTGCATGGCTCACAAGCAATACATCCAGTCCTACCTGGATCAACCTCGCTGTGGCGGGGTATGCAAGTGCGAACCTGATGCCGGCTTCCAAAGGCGGTACCACAGGTACGAATATCGATAGTGCGCTGAACAGTAACCCTGATTTTATGTTCATCTCTTTGCCTACAAATGATGTGGCAAATGGGTTGACGAATGCAGAAATCATGGCGAACTTAAGATACCTGGATGCATTGGCCCTGAATAATGGTGTTCCCATATTCTGGGAAACCACCCAACCCCGTACGACCTTCAATGCCACTTTGCAGACACAATTGAAAGTGCTGGCGGATAGTATACGCGCAGCATGGCCTACCAGGTATATAGAGGGGTTTAATAATGTTGTGAATACAGCTGCCAGTACAGATGCGGAGATCAATCCCGTATATGGTGCAGGTGATGGGGTGCATCTGAATTCTGCGGGAAACCAGTTTATTGCAGATAGTCTATTTGCACGCTGGCTACAATACTTTCAGGCAGTGACGGGGGTATATATTATTGAGACCTCTTCGGATGGGAGTACATGGAGCACCTTTGATACGGTTACCGACACCGTCAAAAAGACTTATTCTAATTCTTATACGACTACACAATACTTCAGGGTCAGGACTAAATATACAAATGGGACTTATTCTGCCTATTCCAATATTGTGACATTGGCAGCGGCCAGCTCTTCGGCCAGTGTAAGAGTGCGGAATACCAACAGGATCCTGGTCGACTTAGGGGGTGATGGTGTGAATACTGTTTTACCAAGTGGTACGGCTATGGGCCAGCCTACAGCTTCTCCGGATGCATATGGTAATTACTGGAACAACTGGTATGGGAGTGGTGGATCGGCGGGCTTCAGGGATGGCGCAACCATTAGCCAGCTCCTTACTACAGGTGATAGTACGACAACGATTTCTATGAAAATTATAGGTACCCCGGATGGAACTTATAATTCAACTGCTACAACCAGGGGGATTAATAATAATGGATTTTCTGTAGGTGTGGACGATTATCCTGCTACTGCCTTGTCGGATAATATGTTCCTGTATAATTCTATCAATCCCGATGGAGTGATACTCCGTATTAAAGGATTGTCGCAAAACAGGATCTACAATTTCAAGTTGTGGGGCGCGAGAGTAGATGCAAGTAGTACACCAAGGATCTTAGAAACCCGTTTAGCAGCTGAAGATTGGAGCGCTGCTAAGAGCATTGAGACCAGATATAGTACCAGTGCCAGTCCGGAATATGACAGAGCCATCAATTACACAGGCGTTTCCGGAGTAGATTCGCTGGATATTTATTTAAGAGTGGGCACCGGGAGCACCTTTGCTTCTCTGAGTCTGGTGGATATCACTTTTGGTAAGATTGATACGGTAGCAGTATGCGAAGGAGGCAGTGTTACATTGACCACCAGTAACACTGCATCTGCTTATCAGTGGCAGCAAAATACGGGCAGTGGGTATGTAAATATAAGCGGGGCAACTTCGGCCACCTACACATTGAATAATGCCCTGCTCACATGGTCCGGTTACCGCTATCGTTGTGTGGCGAATAATGATAGTTCGGAGGTACATTATCTATTAGTGAATTCCACTGTCACGCCTACTATCACCATTAGCGGTACAACTGCGATGGTACAAAACACAGCTACCACTTTAAGCGCTACGATCACCAATGGTGGCACCTCTCCTACCTACCAATGGATGGATAGCACCAGCACGCATACATGGGCAGGTATCAGCAATGCAGTCAATAATACGCTCACTTATACACCTGCCAAAACAGGCGATGAGATCCGTTGCATACTCACCAGCAATTTAACTGGTTGTCTTTCGACCTCGCAGGTAACCAGCAACCAACTTACATTTAAAGTAGATGTTATTACCACTGATACCGTGACTGTGTGTGAAGGAACAACATTGACATTGAGTTATAGCAACACCGCTTCCTCCTTTCAATGGCAGCAAAATACGGGGAGTGGTTATGTAAATATAAGCGGGGCAAATACAAGCACTTTAAGCTTAAATAATTCCTTACTATCATGGTCCGGCTACCGGTATCGTTGTATGGCAGATGATGACAGCACCGCTGTACATTATTTAAAAGTGAATGCTGCTGCTACACCTGTCATCACTATCACTGGCACCACTTCTGTAAGACAATATGTATCTACTATTTTAACATCCACCATCTCCAACGGTGGTACCTACCCATTCTACCAATGGATGGACAGCACCAATACACATACCTGGGCCAACATCAGCGAAGCCACTGCCGATACGATCAGTTACACGCCAAAGAAAACAGGAGATAAAATTCTTTGTCTGCTCACCAGCAGCTTAACGGATTGTCTTACTGCGTCACAGGTATCCAGCAATCAACTTACTTTCAATGTAGATGTGATCACTGCCGTAGATCCGGATCCAACTGTTACTACAGGGCCACGTCTATATCCCAATCCGGCATATACCTCTCTTACTATCGACCAGCTCTCTAACTGGAAGCTATTGGAAATATATGGTATGGATGGTAAGACCTACCTGCGTAGAGAAGACATGCTCACCAAAACAAGCCTGGCACTGTCAGTCTCTGATTTACCAAATGGCATGTACATAGTGGTGCTTACAAAAGCCAATGGTATTACTAATGTGATGAAGTTTATAAAATCAGATTAA
- a CDS encoding YcjF family protein encodes MTENQQLQETVITGKTAKEIIKKHVLISMGVGAVPIPFVDVAAITATQLSMISKLAAHHNVQFSNDLGKSIIVSLVGGAGSKALVMASIGSFIKFIPVVGTAIGAVTFPAIAGATTYAIGQVFDKHFAGGGTMLDLKASDMKTYFAEELDKGKEFAGKVKKTVTKPFTSKSESLTEEGKEETI; translated from the coding sequence ATGACAGAAAATCAACAATTGCAGGAAACGGTCATCACGGGTAAAACCGCTAAGGAAATTATCAAGAAACACGTGCTTATTTCTATGGGTGTAGGTGCAGTACCTATTCCTTTTGTAGATGTAGCTGCAATTACAGCTACACAACTTTCTATGATCAGCAAACTGGCCGCCCACCACAATGTGCAGTTTTCTAATGATCTGGGTAAATCTATTATCGTTTCCCTGGTTGGCGGTGCAGGTAGTAAAGCACTCGTAATGGCTTCTATCGGCAGTTTCATTAAATTCATCCCGGTTGTAGGTACTGCTATCGGAGCTGTTACATTCCCTGCTATTGCCGGTGCCACAACATATGCTATCGGACAGGTATTCGATAAACACTTTGCAGGTGGAGGAACAATGCTGGATTTAAAAGCATCTGATATGAAAACCTATTTTGCAGAGGAACTGGATAAAGGAAAGGAATTTGCAGGTAAAGTTAAAAAAACTGTTACAAAACCATTTACCTCAAAAAGTGAATCCTTAACAGAAGAGGGAAAAGAAGAGACCATATAA
- a CDS encoding type I polyketide synthase, which produces MKSVSHESLSSLQKSFLIIRNLERKLKDQLISTDSMEEIAVVGMACHLPGGIHTVNDFWNALLAGEDLVTNYSLLTRWQEMEQKEYLFNKCMPHAGLLDDITLFDNDFFHISPAEARYIDPQHRHLLMLAHKALADAGIPADTLKGSDTGVFTGISAFDYSLHIMQQDESLRINPYVCSGNSFSGASGRISYCLGLHGPCISIDTACSSSLVALHQAAASLRRNECNLALVSGANLILSPYLQASLTEAGMLSPDGRCKAFDDSANGYVRSEGCITVVLKRLSDAEKDGDRIYACIKGSAVAQDGASGGLTVPDPASQAKVIKHALAAAGMEADDIRFVETHGTGTPLGDPIEAEGLHLAFGERHNREKIVAGSVKSNFGHLEAAAGLAGFMKACLNVYHKQMPPSLHFNTPNHHIDWQQMPFHINAEKYLFSNDKKRIVGGVSSFGFTGTVAHCIVAEYQHTVVEKCIPPPDFQLKPHWLGKLPGPVVPTGYTVKWKEVELATDRKPENDMAYVYVETDGGTPAFQKTFLSGKNAFSIAIDHLCRLENIFSTQRYQQYCLVYDLSAWIEEDENDEYTLSAAFKHIIQLFQTLKTLSLSPGVILFITRQGLHVNGTAPLYALQHSLASFIRSASLELQSPAMLVLDIHNDLPDMNFINRYVQQSYFRETAFRNNKYWYPVISPATPVPLIKVTLDNEGTYLVTGGNGSLGEHIAVWLRDNGAGQVIITGRSANANHKNDRIIYKQLDVACEEDVKAFGKWLKSTSLPLKGIVHAAGTNSRCLLKDMTIDDMLQVGAPKINGIRYLSRHLPYDQLDFLVTYSSIAAIWGSAMLAHYAAANAYMDAFVLHLKTKGIPAATINWGPWKNSNMVLKDSNTTSLLEESGVLTVHADTVGKSYASLLGISQDQRIYVQLNQSRFLQMMEIRGAQSYWETLRGMLQQKPVTANNTATLPNLMLITDDAERASLIHHELVLLVKEVLVIPEEEEIDPARSFSDMGMDSILLLKFVERINKRLGTTITSNTIFNYPATGLLTTHINELSTPQPVTVIKTVKENLRYSYTEDMSDAELLKMINKEIQKYS; this is translated from the coding sequence ATGAAGTCAGTATCCCATGAATCACTGAGCAGTCTGCAAAAATCATTTCTCATTATCAGAAACCTCGAAAGAAAATTAAAAGATCAGTTAATCAGTACTGATTCAATGGAAGAAATTGCTGTTGTTGGGATGGCCTGCCATCTGCCAGGTGGTATTCATACAGTGAACGATTTCTGGAATGCATTGCTGGCGGGAGAAGACCTGGTAACAAATTACAGCTTGTTAACCCGCTGGCAGGAAATGGAACAAAAGGAATACCTGTTTAATAAATGTATGCCCCATGCCGGATTACTAGATGACATCACATTGTTCGATAATGACTTTTTCCATATATCACCGGCAGAAGCCAGATATATAGATCCTCAACACAGACATCTCCTCATGCTTGCACATAAAGCACTCGCTGATGCAGGCATCCCGGCTGATACACTGAAAGGTTCGGATACAGGTGTCTTTACGGGTATCAGCGCATTTGACTATAGCCTGCACATTATGCAACAGGATGAATCCCTGAGAATAAATCCCTATGTATGCAGTGGTAATTCATTCAGTGGTGCCAGCGGACGGATATCCTATTGCCTCGGGCTTCATGGCCCGTGTATCAGTATAGATACCGCCTGCTCTTCTTCTCTGGTGGCATTACACCAGGCCGCGGCAAGCCTGAGACGCAATGAATGTAACCTCGCACTGGTAAGCGGGGCTAACCTCATTTTATCACCCTACCTGCAGGCCAGTCTTACAGAAGCTGGTATGCTCTCTCCCGATGGTCGTTGTAAGGCCTTTGATGATAGTGCAAATGGATATGTGCGCTCCGAAGGTTGTATTACTGTTGTACTTAAACGATTATCAGATGCTGAAAAAGATGGCGACCGCATCTATGCCTGTATTAAAGGTTCTGCAGTTGCCCAGGATGGCGCCAGCGGAGGATTGACCGTGCCCGATCCGGCCAGTCAGGCAAAAGTTATTAAACATGCACTCGCTGCTGCCGGTATGGAAGCCGATGATATCCGCTTCGTGGAAACCCATGGTACAGGTACCCCCCTGGGTGATCCTATAGAGGCCGAAGGCCTACACCTCGCTTTCGGAGAACGCCATAACAGGGAAAAAATAGTGGCCGGATCTGTGAAAAGTAATTTCGGACACCTGGAAGCGGCAGCCGGACTGGCAGGCTTCATGAAAGCCTGCCTGAATGTATACCACAAACAAATGCCCCCTTCCCTCCACTTTAACACTCCTAATCATCATATCGATTGGCAACAGATGCCTTTTCATATTAATGCGGAAAAATACCTTTTCAGTAACGATAAGAAACGCATAGTTGGTGGTGTTAGCTCATTCGGCTTTACAGGGACAGTTGCCCACTGTATTGTTGCGGAATATCAACATACAGTGGTTGAAAAATGTATCCCGCCACCAGACTTTCAATTAAAACCCCATTGGCTGGGAAAACTACCCGGCCCTGTTGTTCCTACCGGATATACCGTTAAATGGAAAGAGGTTGAACTGGCCACAGATAGAAAACCGGAAAATGATATGGCGTACGTATATGTTGAAACAGATGGAGGCACTCCGGCTTTTCAGAAAACGTTTCTCTCCGGTAAAAACGCTTTTTCTATCGCAATAGATCACCTCTGCCGGCTGGAGAATATTTTTTCTACACAACGTTATCAGCAATATTGCCTGGTATACGATCTCAGCGCATGGATAGAAGAGGATGAAAATGATGAATATACCCTGTCTGCAGCCTTTAAACATATCATTCAACTCTTTCAGACTTTAAAAACACTTTCTTTATCGCCGGGCGTTATACTTTTTATCACCCGTCAGGGCTTACATGTAAACGGAACTGCACCCTTATATGCATTACAACATAGTCTTGCATCCTTTATCAGATCTGCATCCCTGGAGTTACAATCCCCTGCCATGCTGGTGCTGGATATACACAATGATCTTCCGGATATGAACTTTATTAATCGCTATGTGCAGCAGTCATATTTCCGGGAAACAGCCTTTAGAAACAATAAATACTGGTATCCTGTTATTTCACCTGCCACACCGGTACCCCTAATAAAAGTGACATTGGATAATGAAGGCACCTACCTGGTTACAGGAGGCAACGGAAGCCTGGGTGAACATATCGCCGTTTGGTTGAGGGACAATGGAGCCGGCCAGGTAATAATTACCGGCAGATCTGCAAATGCAAACCATAAAAATGATCGTATCATTTATAAACAGCTGGATGTTGCCTGTGAAGAAGACGTAAAAGCATTTGGTAAATGGCTGAAAAGCACTTCTCTGCCGCTTAAAGGGATCGTACATGCCGCCGGTACAAACAGCCGTTGTTTACTAAAAGATATGACCATAGATGATATGTTGCAGGTGGGAGCTCCCAAGATCAACGGTATCAGGTACCTCAGCAGGCATCTGCCGTATGATCAGCTTGATTTCCTGGTAACATATTCTTCCATAGCGGCAATATGGGGCTCTGCCATGCTTGCGCATTATGCAGCTGCAAACGCTTATATGGATGCTTTTGTACTCCATTTAAAAACAAAAGGTATTCCTGCTGCAACCATCAACTGGGGACCCTGGAAGAATAGTAATATGGTGCTGAAAGATAGTAATACCACCAGCCTGCTGGAAGAATCCGGCGTACTGACTGTGCATGCAGATACTGTTGGAAAAAGTTATGCTTCCCTGCTAGGCATAAGCCAGGATCAGCGGATTTATGTACAGTTAAATCAATCCCGCTTTTTACAGATGATGGAAATAAGAGGCGCGCAAAGTTACTGGGAAACATTACGCGGAATGCTGCAGCAGAAGCCTGTAACAGCAAACAATACTGCTACATTGCCCAACCTGATGCTGATCACAGATGACGCTGAAAGAGCGAGTCTTATTCACCATGAACTGGTACTCCTTGTAAAAGAAGTATTAGTCATTCCGGAAGAAGAGGAGATAGATCCCGCCAGGAGTTTTAGTGATATGGGAATGGATTCTATTTTACTCCTGAAGTTTGTGGAGAGAATCAATAAACGCCTGGGTACAACAATCACTTCAAATACAATCTTCAATTACCCGGCTACAGGTTTGTTAACGACCCACATCAATGAATTATCAACACCGCAACCAGTAACAGTGATAAAAACGGTTAAAGAGAATCTCCGGTATAGTTATACAGAAGATATGAGTGATGCCGAACTGCTGAAAATGATCAATAAAGAAATTCAAAAATATTCATAA
- a CDS encoding cellulase N-terminal Ig-like domain-containing protein: protein MQIARTLFRLFTYCLPLSVTAPSVQVITNHVGYEYNLPKHAIIKADSKQSIDKFELIVANTGQTVYEGSAVYSGLVFLNLFQSSTDLTDGLSSVQGVRITTAETRH, encoded by the coding sequence GTGCAAATAGCCAGGACCCTATTCCGGCTATTTACTTATTGTCTCCCGTTAAGTGTAACTGCACCATCTGTACAGGTAATCACGAATCATGTGGGGTATGAGTATAATCTTCCCAAACATGCTATAATTAAAGCAGATTCCAAACAGTCCATCGATAAATTTGAACTGATTGTCGCTAATACCGGGCAAACAGTCTATGAAGGTTCGGCAGTATACAGCGGACTTGTCTTTTTAAACTTATTTCAATCCTCAACAGATCTCACTGACGGCTTATCGTCTGTTCAAGGCGTACGCATTACTACAGCAGAAACCCGGCACTGA
- a CDS encoding response regulator transcription factor encodes MPNTYITTNRIYQIGIIDEDPQFSDDLMRYILKDKQFSSCLHSANLRNAMQLLYNTSSLNPDLLLLDICLTEIQKEDTIKTLKQIKPEMLIVILTKDENKHLIKAAFDRGADGYLQKSENFSSIYHKIVNMLLYGQPVVSQHIFRYMVFRNDLPQPAVKEKLTKKEKEVAQMVLEGLSHKEIAARLHLSLNTIQYHMKNIYFKLDIKTKTELFKMHFHKI; translated from the coding sequence ATGCCTAATACTTACATAACGACTAATCGTATATATCAAATTGGAATTATCGATGAAGACCCTCAATTTAGCGACGATTTAATGAGGTATATCCTGAAGGATAAACAATTTTCTTCATGCCTGCATTCGGCCAATCTGCGTAACGCGATGCAGTTATTATATAATACTTCATCCCTGAATCCTGATCTTTTACTGTTAGACATTTGTTTGACTGAGATTCAAAAAGAGGATACCATTAAGACGCTAAAGCAGATAAAACCTGAAATGCTGATTGTAATACTTACAAAGGATGAGAACAAACATCTGATTAAGGCAGCGTTCGACAGGGGGGCTGATGGTTATCTTCAAAAATCAGAGAACTTCAGCAGTATTTATCATAAGATCGTTAATATGCTGTTATATGGGCAACCAGTAGTGAGCCAGCACATATTCAGGTATATGGTTTTCAGAAATGATCTTCCTCAGCCTGCTGTAAAGGAGAAGCTGACAAAAAAAGAAAAGGAAGTCGCGCAAATGGTATTAGAGGGATTATCTCACAAAGAGATAGCTGCCAGGTTACATCTTAGCCTGAATACGATACAATATCACATGAAGAATATTTACTTTAAACTTGATATTAAAACAAAAACAGAGTTGTTTAAGATGCATTTCCATAAAATCTAA
- a CDS encoding prohibitin family protein, translating to MNKKIGGFNTGLIIRNTGIVLLLILLVVALFSKRIFITIKPGEAGVLYNIFTGTDMSRTYGEGLHLISPVNTMIVYNVRTHKINFDQYLLSANGLTIHVLHSVLYKPDVRLLPSLHQKIGPGYEQLIVDPNVKSMMRKEIAGLTPEEIFMVDRGVVEKNNKDNLSKILAKDQILIEGYYITSIALPDSVNKAIESVYRQQQLNEEYDYRLAVEDKERTRKGIEAQGLREFSSVSKISPLLWKALDVTQKIGTSPNSKLIFMGSGTRGLPILLSDQMAAGQDTTAQRRPVIIP from the coding sequence ATGAATAAAAAAATTGGAGGATTCAACACTGGTCTGATAATAAGAAATACAGGCATTGTATTGCTGTTGATATTATTAGTGGTGGCACTTTTTTCAAAAAGGATATTTATTACCATTAAGCCAGGAGAGGCTGGCGTATTGTATAATATATTTACCGGTACAGATATGAGCAGAACATACGGTGAAGGATTACATTTAATCAGCCCGGTTAATACCATGATCGTTTATAATGTTCGTACCCATAAAATAAATTTTGATCAATACTTACTTAGTGCAAACGGACTTACTATTCATGTATTACATTCTGTTCTCTATAAGCCGGATGTTCGTTTATTACCTTCACTCCATCAGAAAATCGGCCCCGGCTATGAACAGCTTATTGTTGATCCGAATGTGAAGTCTATGATGAGGAAGGAGATTGCAGGCCTTACACCGGAAGAAATTTTTATGGTTGACAGAGGTGTTGTTGAAAAGAATAACAAGGATAACCTTTCTAAGATACTTGCTAAAGATCAGATCCTTATTGAAGGATATTACATAACAAGTATCGCCTTACCCGATTCTGTAAACAAAGCCATTGAATCTGTATATCGTCAGCAACAGTTAAACGAAGAATATGATTACAGGCTGGCTGTGGAAGATAAAGAACGTACACGGAAAGGCATAGAAGCCCAGGGTTTGAGAGAATTCAGTTCCGTTTCAAAAATCTCCCCGTTATTATGGAAAGCACTTGACGTAACACAAAAAATAGGTACTTCTCCCAATTCAAAATTGATTTTTATGGGTAGTGGTACCAGGGGGTTACCCATTCTCTTAAGCGATCAGATGGCTGCCGGTCAGGATACGACAGCACAACGACGACCAGTTATAATTCCGTAA